The genomic window CGAAAGCGGAGAAAAAACAAGCGAATCTTAGTTGCATATATTATTGGTGTGTCGCgtgtaaacaaaaaagccTCCAAAATTATCAGGAACGTGCAACCAGCGGGCCGCAAGTCGCTGACTAAGATGGCAATTCAACTGGACAAGATTTTGCAGGACATCGCTAAAGAAAAGGTACTGCATCCAAACAATGGCGGCGCCAgcaagcaggagcaggaggaggcgTGGGCCAGGATCGGGCGTCTCAACAAGCTTTCTGTGCACGAATCGCGCTCCATCTTCATAGTACTTCAGAAAAAGTACGAGCAGGAAAAGCTAAAGGGCAATTCGGCGTGGAAGCTCTTCAGCTTGATGCATCAGATCCACCAGGAGCCCAAGATCTCAATCAAAGAGGAGAAGTAAGTGGAGTAAATAATCGTCTAACCATGAAAAACTAACAATTTAAACTACCCGCAGTGATCAAGTTCCCATGGACGAGGTTGAGGAGTACGAAATGCTGGAGGTGCAGGAGCCTGAGGAAGAGGATGACGCCCATCAGTATGGACAAACCGCTAACTCTACCGGCTCGGCGTCCTCTGACGGCGAAAGCCCAACGAAATCCCACAGCACCGGCTCACCGGAAAAAGAGGAACGGGTGTACGCCAAACCCAACGTAGACACTCCTCGTCCAGCCATCGAAGAGAAAAAGCTGCTCAACACACTGGCTAATAACACACCGCGAAGTAGCTCGCtatccgccgccgccgcagtACTCCAAAAAAAGGGAATCACTGTGAAGAAGACGCCCAGTTCCGGAGCAGGTCTTGTATCCAAACCGACGATTGGGCAACAGGCGCCGGTCAGTGGGCAGAGATCAAGCTCCTCGCGCACCACCATTCAGCTGCCAGATTCTCTAAAGCGCAAACTCTCGGAGGAGTACACCTCGTCATCGGCGCCAAAAAAGCAGTCCAAGACAACGAGCCCGAAACAAGCGGCTTTATCAGCAGCCTCCACTTCAGCGCTCACCAGCGTTCC from Drosophila yakuba strain Tai18E2 chromosome 2L, Prin_Dyak_Tai18E2_2.1, whole genome shotgun sequence includes these protein-coding regions:
- the LOC6528781 gene encoding uncharacterized protein LOC6528781, which encodes MAIQLDKILQDIAKEKVLHPNNGGASKQEQEEAWARIGRLNKLSVHESRSIFIVLQKKYEQEKLKGNSAWKLFSLMHQIHQEPKISIKEENDQVPMDEVEEYEMLEVQEPEEEDDAHQYGQTANSTGSASSDGESPTKSHSTGSPEKEERVYAKPNVDTPRPAIEEKKLLNTLANNTPRSSSLSAAAAVLQKKGITVKKTPSSGAGLVSKPTIGQQAPVSGQRSSSSRTTIQLPDSLKRKLSEEYTSSSAPKKQSKTTSPKQAALSAASTSALTSVPDQLPAGSNVVHTTTAQLMQVKKEREDNQTPPPGINIITIPAAQQINGGGGGPNSSTAATIASTSVASTNGFSPHIEELDFKNDIIFDPKINAGSSNTPEIINLGNFDNSLPPTFFKNLCNSSRHESLGLYVANVMNRLSSRASAKLELAILRAILDVQGDELEQ